TATCAAGATAATCACAAAATTACTGATTTGTTAAAATTTTTATGAATAATGCAGGCTAATAAGGATACTTTTAACATCCTATATTTTTACAACGGAATATTTCCGTGCTTCTTTTTCGGCAATTTATCAACTTTATTTTCAAGCATTTTATAAGCTCGAATCAATCTGTTTCTTGTATCTTCAGGTTTAATAACTTCGTCAATATATCCTCTTGCTGCAGCTATGTATGGATTTGCAAGCATATTGTTATATTCGTTTTCTTTTGCTTTCAGTTTGCTTTCGGGGTCTTTTGTTTCTGAAATTTCTTTTCTGAAAATAATCTCTGCTGCACCTTTTGCTCCCATTACAGCAATTTCAGCAGTTGGCCAAGCAAAATTCAAATCGGCTCCTATATGTTTTGAATTCATAACATCATAAGCACCACCATAAGCTTTTCTTGTGATAACGGTTATTCTCGGTACAGTTGCTTCTGAAAAAGCATATAATAATTTTGCACCGTTAGTAATAATTGCCCTCCATTCTTGATCTGTACCCGGCAAGAATCCCGGAACATCTTCAAACACCAATAAAGGAATATTAAAAGCATCACAAAACCTTACAAATCTGGCAGCTTTCTTTGAAGATTCAATATCCAATACACCTGCAAAATACATAGGCTGATTGGCAATAATTCCTATACTTTTCCCGGCGAGACGTCCAAATCCGACAACTATGTTAGGAGCATAATTTTTATGAACTTCAAAAAAACTTTCCTTATCAATAATTTTACAAATAACATCTTTGATATCATAAGGTTGGTTGGGATTTCCGGGAACAACGGAATTTAACTCGGGATTAGCCTCATCAGGTGTATCACAGGGGATTTCCGGACTTACTTCTTCACAATTTTGAGGCAGATAACTTAATAATTTTTTTATTTGCTCAATTGCATCAAGGTCATTAGTTGCCGTAAAATGAGCAACACCCGATTTTGTTGAATGTGCACTTGCACCGCCTAATTCTTCAAAAGTAACTTCTTCGTGTGTTACTGTTTTTACAACATTGGGCCCGGTTACAAACATATATGAAGAACCTTCAACCATAATATTGAAATCCGTTATTGCAGGAGAATAAACTGCACCACCGGCACACGGACCCATTATTGCAGATATTTGCGGCACAACTCCTGATGCTAATGTATTTCTGTAAAAAATATCAGCATAACCACCAAGAGAAACCACACCTTCTTGAATCCTTGCTCCTCCGGAATCATTCAATCCGATAACAGGCGCACCGTTTTTCATGGCCAAATCCATAATCTTTACAATTTTTTCAGCATGCGCTTCAGCCAAAGAACCTCCGAAAATCGTAAAGTCTTGTGAAAATACATAAACCAAACGTCCGTTTACGGTTCCGTATCCGGTAACAACTCCGTCACCCAAGGGTATGTTTTTATCTAATCCGAAATCTTGAGAACGATGTGTAACAAATCGTCCGAGTTCTTGGAATGAACCTTTATCAATGAGAAGATCTACTCTTTCTCGGGCAGTAAATTTACCTTTATCGTGTTGTTTTTTTATTCTTTCTGCTCCACCACCTTTCAGAGCTTTTTTATTTTTTTGTTCAAGAGTGTTAAACTTATCTTGATTTATCATTTTAAAGTCTTTTTATTACCCGTAAATTGATAATAATATCAGTAAATTTGATTTTTGTTTCTCTTGTTTGTAAATATCTGTAAGTTTTATAAATTCATTAATATAATTTAATACTTCAGATTTATTTGATATTACTTTTGCTTTAAACCGATCACTGAAACCGTTGTAATACCTCAATTCTTCTTTGTAAACTTCTGTTAAAACATCTACAATCCGGTTAGCTTTCTCAAATTCTCCCGTTTGATAATAAAGATTAACAATTTCAAACATTTTAAAATCATACGGTATCTTATGGTCAGGCATCAATTCAATACATTTATCCAATACTTTCACAGCCTTTTCATTTTTTTCTTCTTTAATAAGTTCGTGAGCTAACAAAGCAAAAGTCTGTCTTATATCCATAACTCTGAAGTTCCTCAAATTAAAGTTATCAATATAAACATCATCCTCATTCATTCGTCCCCGGTGAAATTTGTTCATTAAGTTATCATACAGAATATCGGTATTAACATATCCGTATGAATTTTCATTTTTATAAGGAACAAGTCGGTAGGCAAAACCTTCTAATCTGAAATATTTTTTTAATCCGTAATAGTTATTGTAAGGAACGCTTGTTGCAAAATAGATCGGCCTTTCCCAATTATTACGAGCAATAATTTCCAAAACGGCCAAACCGTTTTTAAAGATATATGTGCTGCTTAATGTCCATTTAATATTTTTTTCAAATTTACTCATTTCTTCTGCCGTAAATGTAGAACTCATTGCTACTTTAGGCCAAGGAACATTTAACGACAATTTTTCAGACGGTATATAATTGATCTCATCATCGGTTCCGGCAGATAACTTTGTGTTTCTCTTATCAGAAGCAACAAAATCCATGGCATTAGTTAAAGGCAAATGTTCTTCAGAAATCTGTTTCAAGAATATTTGGGCTAACGAAAATATTTCATCAACATCTTGTTGCTTAATATTATACTTATTTATAAAATCAGTATTTGAAAGATTATTGATAACAGCAGCAAACTCCAACGGAGTAACACTCACAATTTTTTCTTTTAACAAATTAAATTCTTCCGGATTTAATTTCGGATACTGTGAATCTTCCAGAATCCGAACAAGTTGATTTATAATCTCATTAAACTTTTCTCTGTGTTTAATCTCGTTTGACAAATATTTTTCATTAATGTAAACTTCAGGATTATTCATTACATAAATTGCATCTCTGACTCCCTCCCTGTAAAGTTTATGATCCATTTTAAAAGGTACAGGTGATGCATCATATGTTTGGGCTCGCATTTGATTGATATACCAATCTGTTCCGAGAAGGCTTAGGTTTACAACCTTAATATCTGTTCTGTAGCCCTCAACTTCTTGAACATACCAAAGAGGAAATGTATCATTATCACCGTATGTAAACAAAATCGCATTTTCTTCACAAGAATCCAAATAATTCTTTGCCATGTCTCTTGCTGTATATCTTCCGGATCGATCATGATCATCCCAATTTTGAACAGCCATTATTAAAGGTACAGGTATTGCAGACAAACCGGTTAAAACCAGTACAATTTTTAAATTTATTTTAGTTTTAAGAAAATTATATATTGCAGCAATTCCCAGTCCTATCCATATAGTAAAAGAATAAAATGATCCCGCATAAGCATAATCGCGTTCTCTTGGTTGATATGGTGTTTGATTCAAATAAAAAACAATAGCTATGCCCGTGAAAAAGAACAATAAAAATATGATTAT
This DNA window, taken from Bacteroidales bacterium, encodes the following:
- a CDS encoding acyl-CoA carboxylase subunit beta, whose protein sequence is MINQDKFNTLEQKNKKALKGGGAERIKKQHDKGKFTARERVDLLIDKGSFQELGRFVTHRSQDFGLDKNIPLGDGVVTGYGTVNGRLVYVFSQDFTIFGGSLAEAHAEKIVKIMDLAMKNGAPVIGLNDSGGARIQEGVVSLGGYADIFYRNTLASGVVPQISAIMGPCAGGAVYSPAITDFNIMVEGSSYMFVTGPNVVKTVTHEEVTFEELGGASAHSTKSGVAHFTATNDLDAIEQIKKLLSYLPQNCEEVSPEIPCDTPDEANPELNSVVPGNPNQPYDIKDVICKIIDKESFFEVHKNYAPNIVVGFGRLAGKSIGIIANQPMYFAGVLDIESSKKAARFVRFCDAFNIPLLVFEDVPGFLPGTDQEWRAIITNGAKLLYAFSEATVPRITVITRKAYGGAYDVMNSKHIGADLNFAWPTAEIAVMGAKGAAEIIFRKEISETKDPESKLKAKENEYNNMLANPYIAAARGYIDEVIKPEDTRNRLIRAYKMLENKVDKLPKKKHGNIPL
- a CDS encoding DUF2723 domain-containing protein, giving the protein MTLKKYKFYNNITAWVIFFTALITYFLTVEPTVSLWDCGEFTASSYKLEVGHPPGAPLFMLLGRFFSLFAPTINEVALMNNYVSVLSSAFTILFLFWTVTYFAKKLIVKNNKISVSSTIAIMASGFAGAMAYTFSDTFWFSAVEAEVYANSSLFTAVVFWSILKWESISDEKHSNRWLIFIAYMMGLSIGVHLLNLLAIPAIVFVYYFKKYKVTDKGIFYASLLSVVLVAFLMYGIIQGYVLFASKFELMFVNGFGLGYNSGLFAFIILTVGGLIYGIYYSLKKKKVILNTIFTGVAVILIGYSTFSIIMIRSNANPPMDENNPENVFSLLSYLNREQYGSRPLLYGQYYDTDFERTSNGEVISKPRYTYIPFEGRYMKTEKTNPEYIYDSEGKTLFPRMYNRDKLHISAYQLWGNVTPGEKPTFGNNIRFFFSYQLGHMYFRYFMWNFSGRQNNFQSHGQILKGRFITGINFIDKLMIGDQTDLPQRMKNDKSRNVYYMLPLLLGIIGLFFVFKKDKRSFIIIFLLFFFTGIAIVFYLNQTPYQPRERDYAYAGSFYSFTIWIGLGIAAIYNFLKTKINLKIVLVLTGLSAIPVPLIMAVQNWDDHDRSGRYTARDMAKNYLDSCEENAILFTYGDNDTFPLWYVQEVEGYRTDIKVVNLSLLGTDWYINQMRAQTYDASPVPFKMDHKLYREGVRDAIYVMNNPEVYINEKYLSNEIKHREKFNEIINQLVRILEDSQYPKLNPEEFNLLKEKIVSVTPLEFAAVINNLSNTDFINKYNIKQQDVDEIFSLAQIFLKQISEEHLPLTNAMDFVASDKRNTKLSAGTDDEINYIPSEKLSLNVPWPKVAMSSTFTAEEMSKFEKNIKWTLSSTYIFKNGLAVLEIIARNNWERPIYFATSVPYNNYYGLKKYFRLEGFAYRLVPYKNENSYGYVNTDILYDNLMNKFHRGRMNEDDVYIDNFNLRNFRVMDIRQTFALLAHELIKEEKNEKAVKVLDKCIELMPDHKIPYDFKMFEIVNLYYQTGEFEKANRIVDVLTEVYKEELRYYNGFSDRFKAKVISNKSEVLNYINEFIKLTDIYKQEKQKSNLLILLSIYG